In Morococcus cerebrosus, a single genomic region encodes these proteins:
- a CDS encoding IS5 family transposase (programmed frameshift) yields the protein MNRKTYPSDISREQFAPLLPLLESARKRTAPRQVDLYDVFCAILYLQRTGCSWRALPGDFPKWRTVHSYFQRWTEPRESGISILEEALKNQVVAEHRKQGRHEATTFLIIDAQSVKNTDTAMEKGYDAGKKVSGIKRHIAVDTQGLPHALAVTTADVTDRKGCLVALERGRDNLGAIQKILADGGYTGKAFASSVQELIGAEVEIAKRNEFHRFAVLPKRWVVERSFSWLEKNRRLWKNCERKLSTSLQMVALAFLGVLLRRL from the exons ATGAACAGAAAAACCTACCCAAGCGATATCAGTCGCGAGCAATTTGCGCCTCTCCTTCCCCTGCTGGAAAGTGCCCGTAAACGCACAGCGCCACGCCAGGTGGACTTGTACGATGTCTTTTGTGCCATTCTCTACCTGCAACGCACTGGCTGCTCCTGGCGCGCTTTGCCGGGCGACTTCCCCAAATGGCGCACCGTGCATTCCTACTTCCAGAGATGGACCGAACCACGCGAGAGTGGCATCAGCATCCTTGAGGAAGCATTA AAAAATCAGGTAGTTGCGGAGCACCGCAAGCAGGGGCGCCATGAAGCAACTACTTTCCTGATTATTGATGCGCAGAGTGTGAAGAACACGGATACCGCCATGGAAAAAGGCTACGATGCGGGCAAGAAGGTTAGCGGTATCAAGCGACATATAGCGGTTGACACGCAAGGTTTGCCGCATGCCCTTGCGGTAACGACGGCGGATGTTACGGATAGAAAAGGCTGCCTGGTGGCATTGGAACGTGGGCGGGATAATCTTGGTGCGATACAAAAAATCCTTGCTGACGGTGGTTACACGGGTAAGGCATTTGCTTCGTCGGTACAGGAGTTGATTGGTGCGGAGGTAGAGATTGCCAAACGAAACGAATTTCACCGTTTTGCAGTATTGCCGAAGCGATGGGTAGTAGAGCGCAGCTTTTCCTGGTTGGAAAAGAACAGGCGGCTTTGGAAAAACTGCGAGCGTAAGTTGAGTACCAGTCTGCAAATGGTAGCTTTGGCTTTCTTGGGAGTCCTGCTACGAAGACTATGA
- the fba gene encoding class II fructose-bisphosphate aldolase (catalyzes the reversible aldol condensation of dihydroxyacetonephosphate and glyceraldehyde 3-phosphate in the Calvin cycle, glycolysis, and/or gluconeogenesis), with translation MALVSMRQLLDHAAENSYGLPAFNVNNLEQMRAIMEAADQVNAPVIVQASAGARKYAGAPFLRHLILAAVEEFPHIPVVMHQDHGASPDVCQRSIQLGFSSVMMDGSLLEDGKTPSTYEYNVNATRTVVNFSHACGVSVEGEIGVLGNLETGEAGEEDGVGAAGKLSHDQMLTSVEDAVRFVKDTGVDALAIAVGTSHGAYKFTRPPTGDVLRIDRIKEIHQALPNTHIVMHGSSSVPQEWLKVINEYGGKIGETYGVPVEEIVEGIKHGVRKVNIDTDLRLASTGAIRRFMAENPSEFDPRKYLSKTVEAMKQICLDRYLAFGCEGQAGKIKPVSLEKMANRYAKGELNQIIK, from the coding sequence ATGGCACTCGTATCCATGCGCCAACTGCTCGACCATGCCGCCGAAAACAGCTACGGCCTGCCCGCATTCAACGTCAACAACCTCGAACAAATGCGCGCCATCATGGAAGCCGCAGACCAAGTCAACGCCCCCGTTATCGTTCAAGCATCCGCCGGCGCGCGTAAATATGCAGGCGCGCCGTTTTTACGCCACCTGATTTTGGCAGCCGTTGAAGAATTCCCGCACATCCCCGTCGTCATGCACCAAGACCACGGCGCATCGCCCGACGTGTGCCAACGCTCCATCCAACTGGGCTTCTCCTCCGTCATGATGGACGGCTCGCTGCTCGAAGACGGCAAAACCCCGTCCACCTATGAATACAACGTCAACGCCACCCGTACCGTCGTTAACTTCTCCCACGCCTGCGGCGTATCCGTCGAAGGCGAAATCGGCGTCTTGGGCAACCTCGAAACCGGCGAAGCCGGCGAAGAAGACGGCGTAGGCGCGGCAGGCAAACTCTCCCACGATCAAATGCTGACCAGCGTCGAAGATGCCGTACGCTTCGTCAAAGACACCGGCGTGGACGCGCTCGCCATCGCCGTCGGCACCAGCCACGGCGCGTACAAATTCACCCGTCCGCCCACCGGCGACGTATTGCGCATCGACCGCATCAAAGAAATCCACCAAGCCCTGCCCAACACCCACATCGTCATGCACGGCTCCAGCTCCGTTCCGCAAGAATGGCTGAAAGTCATCAACGAATACGGCGGCAAAATCGGCGAAACCTACGGCGTACCCGTAGAAGAAATCGTCGAAGGCATCAAACACGGCGTGCGCAAAGTCAATATCGACACCGACCTGCGCCTCGCCTCCACCGGCGCCATCCGCCGCTTCATGGCAGAAAACCCGTCCGAATTCGACCCGCGCAAATACCTGAGCAAAACCGTCGAAGCCATGAAACAAATCTGTCTCGACCGTTACCTCGCATTCGGCTGCGAAGGGCAGGCAGGCAAAATCAAACCCGTTTCCCTTGAAAAAATGGCAAACCGCTACGCCAAAGGCGAGCTGAACCAAATCATCAAATAA
- a CDS encoding acyl-CoA thioesterase, which produces MAKLAVADVDAVLFQTTLRVQVGDVNYGGHLANDAVLRLCHEVRMRWLAGLGWSETDAGGAGLIMADAAVQYLAQGFYGDELSAEMGVEDIGKGGFALLFRLTRIADGKVLARARTGMVCFDYACQKVCRLPQALKTVLEVV; this is translated from the coding sequence ATGGCTAAGTTGGCAGTGGCGGATGTGGATGCGGTGTTGTTTCAGACGACCTTGCGCGTGCAGGTGGGCGATGTGAATTACGGCGGCCATCTGGCGAACGATGCCGTTTTGCGCTTGTGCCATGAGGTGCGGATGCGTTGGCTGGCAGGTTTGGGCTGGAGTGAAACGGACGCGGGCGGCGCGGGGCTGATTATGGCGGACGCGGCGGTGCAATATTTGGCACAAGGCTTTTACGGCGATGAATTGTCGGCGGAAATGGGCGTCGAGGACATCGGCAAGGGCGGGTTCGCGCTGCTGTTCCGCCTGACGCGCATCGCGGACGGCAAGGTGCTGGCGCGGGCGCGCACGGGCATGGTGTGTTTCGATTATGCGTGCCAAAAGGTTTGCCGGTTGCCGCAGGCTTTGAAAACCGTGTTGGAGGTCGTCTGA
- the xerC gene encoding tyrosine recombinase XerC — MLARDFGLSLDGYLKMLGQQGKSAHTLSAYGRDLTELVRLLTEGSSETAQDLKRRDFVAALKRLSQQGLSERTLARKLSAWRQYCGWLVQSGMMDNDPTFNLKAPRLPERLPKALPQEELNHMLDSAPADDGLAVRDHALFELMYGSGLRLSEIHGLDLGDVLLDEGWVSVTGKGRKERQVPLSGKSVEALRAYLSERVAADGETALFTGKNGTRLGQRQIQKRLQAWAVQQGSGQHISPHMMRHSYASHLLQSSRDIRAVQELLGHSNLSTTQIYTKLDFDHLAKVYDEGHPRAKRKK; from the coding sequence ATGTTGGCACGCGATTTCGGACTGTCTTTGGACGGCTATTTGAAAATGTTGGGGCAACAGGGCAAGTCGGCACACACGCTGTCTGCCTACGGGCGCGATTTGACCGAACTCGTGCGGCTTTTGACGGAAGGGTCGTCTGAAACGGCGCAGGATTTGAAACGGCGCGATTTCGTGGCGGCGTTGAAACGGTTGTCGCAACAAGGCTTGAGCGAACGGACGCTGGCGCGCAAATTGTCGGCGTGGCGGCAATATTGCGGCTGGCTCGTGCAGTCGGGCATGATGGACAACGATCCGACCTTCAACCTGAAAGCCCCGCGCCTGCCCGAACGCCTGCCCAAGGCCTTGCCGCAGGAAGAGTTGAACCATATGCTCGACAGCGCGCCTGCCGACGACGGTTTGGCAGTGCGTGACCACGCCTTGTTTGAACTGATGTACGGCAGCGGCCTGCGCCTGAGCGAGATACACGGCTTGGATTTGGGCGATGTGTTGCTGGACGAAGGCTGGGTGAGCGTAACCGGCAAAGGCAGGAAAGAGCGGCAAGTCCCGTTGTCGGGCAAAAGCGTCGAAGCCTTGCGCGCCTACCTGTCCGAACGCGTGGCGGCAGACGGAGAAACCGCGCTCTTTACCGGCAAAAACGGCACGCGGCTCGGGCAGCGGCAAATCCAAAAACGCCTTCAGGCATGGGCGGTGCAGCAGGGCAGCGGGCAACACATTTCCCCGCACATGATGCGCCACAGCTACGCCAGCCACCTTTTGCAATCCTCACGCGACATCCGCGCTGTGCAAGAACTGTTGGGACACAGCAACCTCTCAACCACGCAGATTTACACCAAGCTGGATTTCGACCATCTGGCCAAGGTTTACGACGAGGGGCATCCGCGGGCGAAACGGAAAAAGTAA
- a CDS encoding L-serine ammonia-lyase has translation MISIFDIFKIGIGPSSSHTVGPMKAAAFSDDLKQSGLDAQTERIVIDIYGSLALTGRGHGTFDALLLGLEGSLPHDIPLADIPDRLERIRMQHILRLNGREISFNPDSDLNIRGDQVLPKHPNGLNFTAYGKDGGKLKEQIYYSVGGGFIVTDQEFDKQAEQTRPVPYPYTSCAELLAQCRMNQLDISEAVLANEAALAGCSEAEIRRRVAGVADVMEGCIKRGLAADGELPGGLNVRRRAPQLAAKLKALRETEIVNTQLWPMVYAMAVNEENAAGGRVVTAPTNGAAGIIPAVLHYFRKFNPHATQGRVENFLLTAGAIGILYKTNASISGADVGCQGEVGVACSMAAGAYAEVIGGTPKQVENAAEMAMEHHLGLTCDPVGGLVQIPCIERNGIAAEKALKLGTLALLEDGTDKKVSLDEVIQTMLQTGRDMKSTYKETSLAGLAITLQKKAVPVSVRVVEC, from the coding sequence ATGATCAGCATTTTCGACATTTTCAAAATCGGCATCGGCCCTTCCAGCTCCCACACCGTCGGCCCCATGAAAGCCGCCGCCTTTTCAGACGACCTCAAACAATCGGGGCTGGACGCGCAAACCGAGCGCATCGTCATCGACATTTACGGCTCTCTGGCGCTGACAGGACGCGGACACGGCACATTCGACGCCCTTCTGCTTGGCTTGGAAGGCAGCCTGCCGCACGACATCCCCCTCGCCGATATCCCCGACCGCCTCGAACGCATCCGCATGCAACACATCCTCCGCCTCAACGGACGCGAAATCAGCTTCAACCCCGACAGCGACCTGAATATACGCGGCGACCAAGTGTTGCCCAAACACCCGAACGGACTGAATTTCACCGCCTACGGCAAAGACGGCGGCAAACTCAAAGAACAAATTTACTACTCCGTCGGCGGCGGCTTTATCGTTACCGATCAAGAGTTTGACAAACAAGCCGAACAAACGCGCCCAGTCCCCTACCCTTATACCAGCTGCGCCGAACTGCTCGCCCAATGCCGCATGAACCAGCTCGACATCTCCGAAGCCGTATTGGCAAACGAAGCCGCGCTTGCCGGTTGCAGCGAAGCCGAAATCCGCCGCCGCGTCGCCGGCGTTGCCGACGTTATGGAAGGCTGCATCAAACGCGGGCTGGCGGCAGACGGCGAACTGCCCGGCGGCTTGAACGTCCGCCGCCGCGCCCCGCAGCTCGCCGCCAAACTCAAAGCCCTGCGCGAAACCGAAATCGTCAACACCCAACTTTGGCCTATGGTTTACGCCATGGCGGTCAACGAAGAAAACGCCGCCGGCGGACGCGTCGTGACCGCCCCGACCAACGGCGCCGCCGGCATCATCCCCGCCGTCCTGCACTACTTCCGCAAGTTCAACCCGCACGCCACACAAGGGCGCGTCGAAAACTTCCTGCTCACCGCAGGCGCCATCGGCATCCTCTACAAAACCAACGCCTCCATCTCCGGCGCGGACGTCGGCTGCCAAGGCGAAGTCGGCGTCGCCTGCTCCATGGCGGCGGGCGCATACGCCGAAGTCATCGGCGGCACGCCCAAACAAGTGGAAAACGCCGCCGAAATGGCAATGGAACACCATTTGGGCCTGACCTGCGATCCCGTCGGCGGATTGGTGCAAATCCCCTGCATCGAACGCAACGGCATCGCCGCCGAAAAAGCCCTCAAACTCGGCACCCTCGCCCTGCTGGAAGACGGCACGGACAAAAAAGTCTCGCTCGACGAAGTCATCCAAACCATGCTGCAAACAGGGCGCGACATGAAGTCCACCTACAAAGAAACCTCGCTTGCCGGACTCGCCATCACCCTCCAGAAAAAAGCCGTCCCCGTATCCGTCCGCGTTGTGGAATGTTGA